One segment of bacterium DNA contains the following:
- a CDS encoding ABC transporter ATP-binding protein, which translates to MKLYLRLIFHLKPYWKQFGLAVFCMWLLALFSGASLGMIAPFIKVLFSPAQEQLAATAPAVRSLDVNQVKDLAFWWLLKDGRLAGLIKLCWVILGVFFLKNVFMYLQRILTVYIEQKVTADLREEMYAHLHKLSLSYFHQNKVGNTVSRLTNDVGLVRGAITDGTVSIIRQSSLILVYLGLAIIAAPRLALTALLVLPLSIGVISVIGRRLRRRGRRLQEKLGDVTAVLTETISGIRVVKTFAMEEHEKTKFSRYNRDYFKAVFRFETLAGLTPPLTEFLGAVAGVVIIWLARDQVAGTGAISPERFFVFLAGAFSMLQPLNGLSNVTPVVQQGLAAAERIFGLIDLEPEVKDLPNAAVIDEFRGSLNFRDVSFSYKSRGQGGAGPNDEDLVLRDINLDVKRGEMLALVGPSGAGKSTLADLIPRFYDCTKGRIEIDGRDIRELDSKSLRRLLGVVGQETILFHDTVFNNIAYGRPGASQAQVEEAARAANAHQFIAEMPDGYQTVIGERGLKISGGQRQRMSIARAILKNPAILILDEATSALDTESEQLVQQAINNLMNNRTAIVIAHRLSTIQRADRIIVLEDGRITETGKHSELLAKGGTYARLYNLQFAKNKA; encoded by the coding sequence ATGAAACTTTATCTCAGGCTTATCTTTCACTTAAAGCCCTACTGGAAGCAGTTCGGGCTGGCGGTGTTTTGCATGTGGCTGCTGGCCCTGTTCTCCGGCGCTTCGCTGGGGATGATCGCCCCGTTCATCAAAGTATTGTTCAGCCCGGCCCAGGAGCAGCTGGCCGCGACCGCTCCCGCCGTCCGGTCGCTGGATGTCAACCAGGTAAAAGACCTGGCCTTTTGGTGGCTGTTGAAGGACGGCCGGCTGGCCGGTCTGATCAAGCTCTGCTGGGTGATCCTGGGCGTATTTTTCCTGAAGAATGTTTTCATGTACCTGCAAAGGATATTAACCGTCTACATCGAACAGAAGGTGACGGCCGACCTGCGGGAGGAGATGTACGCCCATCTGCACAAGCTATCCCTGTCTTACTTTCACCAGAACAAGGTCGGCAATACGGTGTCCCGACTGACCAACGACGTGGGGCTGGTGCGGGGAGCCATCACCGATGGTACCGTCTCCATCATTCGCCAGAGCAGCCTGATCCTGGTCTACCTGGGGCTGGCAATCATCGCCGCGCCCCGGCTGGCCTTGACCGCTTTGCTGGTGCTGCCTTTAAGCATCGGGGTCATCTCCGTCATCGGCCGCCGCTTAAGGCGGCGGGGCAGGCGGCTGCAGGAGAAGCTGGGGGATGTGACCGCGGTCCTTACCGAGACCATCTCCGGCATCCGGGTGGTAAAGACCTTTGCCATGGAGGAGCACGAGAAGACCAAATTCTCCCGCTACAACCGGGATTATTTCAAGGCGGTGTTCCGGTTCGAGACCCTGGCCGGACTGACCCCGCCCCTGACCGAGTTCCTGGGGGCCGTCGCCGGGGTGGTGATAATCTGGCTGGCCCGGGACCAGGTGGCCGGGACGGGGGCCATCAGCCCGGAAAGGTTCTTCGTCTTCCTGGCCGGGGCCTTTTCCATGCTCCAGCCTTTGAACGGGCTTTCCAACGTCACCCCGGTGGTGCAGCAGGGGCTGGCCGCGGCCGAGCGCATCTTTGGCCTGATAGACCTGGAGCCGGAGGTGAAGGACCTGCCCAACGCCGCGGTCATTGACGAGTTCAGGGGATCTTTGAACTTCCGGGATGTTTCCTTCAGCTATAAAAGCCGGGGACAGGGCGGGGCCGGGCCAAACGACGAGGACTTGGTGCTGCGGGACATCAACCTGGATGTCAAAAGGGGAGAGATGCTGGCCCTGGTCGGCCCCTCCGGGGCCGGAAAGTCCACTTTGGCCGACCTGATACCCAGGTTCTACGACTGCACCAAGGGCAGGATAGAGATAGACGGCAGGGACATCCGGGAACTGGATTCCAAATCGCTTAGGAGGCTGCTGGGAGTCGTCGGGCAGGAAACCATCCTCTTCCACGATACAGTGTTCAATAACATCGCCTACGGGCGTCCAGGGGCCTCCCAGGCCCAGGTGGAGGAGGCCGCCAGGGCCGCCAACGCCCACCAGTTCATTGCCGAGATGCCGGACGGCTACCAGACAGTGATCGGCGAGCGGGGGTTGAAGATCTCGGGCGGCCAGCGCCAGAGGATGTCCATTGCCCGGGCAATCCTGAAGAATCCGGCCATCCTGATCCTGGACGAGGCCACCTCGGCCTTAGACACCGAGTCCGAACAGCTGGTCCAGCAGGCCATCAACAACCTGATGAACAACCGCACCGCCATAGTCATCGCCCACCGGCTGTCCACCATTCAGCGGGCTGACAGGATCATAGTGCTTGAGGATGGGAGGATAACCGAGACCGGGAAGCATTCTGAACTTTTGGCCAAGGGCGGGACCTATGCCAGGCTGTATAATTTGCAGTTTGCCAAGAATAAGGCGTAA
- a CDS encoding DUF502 domain-containing protein, producing the protein MSFTNEDTIVKRPVRKYFLTGLVVMLPILLTAYLLWFLFTWSGQIFGQLLVYVPYLQDIPRTVRLLVGFVLLVLVIYTVGFLASHLIGRRLLNVWDNFISRVPLARLVYGTTKQFTDNFFSNRFAFRQVVAVEYPRPGTYALGFLTSDKTWEMENGTEVHTVYLPNTPNPTGGRIMLVPPRRLLRVKMSVEEALKLIVSGGMVSPKNLTIANSLDKPDASDKRTAGKAKAKRSR; encoded by the coding sequence ATGTCGTTTACCAATGAAGATACTATAGTTAAAAGACCGGTTAGGAAATATTTTTTGACCGGCCTGGTGGTGATGCTGCCGATACTGCTGACCGCCTACCTGCTTTGGTTCCTGTTCACCTGGAGCGGGCAGATATTCGGCCAGCTGCTGGTCTATGTCCCCTACCTTCAGGACATCCCCCGGACGGTCAGGCTGCTGGTGGGTTTTGTGCTGCTGGTGCTGGTCATTTATACGGTGGGCTTCCTGGCCTCGCACCTGATCGGCCGGCGGCTGTTGAACGTCTGGGACAACTTCATCTCCCGGGTGCCCCTGGCCCGGCTGGTCTACGGCACCACCAAGCAGTTCACCGATAACTTCTTCAGCAACCGCTTCGCCTTCCGCCAGGTGGTGGCGGTGGAGTATCCCCGCCCCGGCACTTACGCCCTGGGATTCCTTACTTCGGACAAAACATGGGAAATGGAGAACGGCACAGAGGTCCATACAGTCTACCTGCCCAACACCCCCAATCCCACCGGCGGCCGGATAATGCTGGTGCCGCCCCGGCGGCTGTTGCGGGTGAAGATGTCGGTGGAGGAAGCCCTGAAACTGATCGTCTCCGGAGGAATGGTCTCCCCCAAAAACCTAACCATCGCCAACTCATTGGACAAACCTGATGCTTCCGATAAAAGAACTGCTGGCAAAGCTAAAGCTAAAAGATCCCGATAA
- the scpB gene encoding SMC-Scp complex subunit ScpB translates to MDRTEAKRIIEALLFATDIPLPVSKIKSTLGEIDIKILRQLLHELKDEYERDGHSFSLVELAGGFQIYTRPEYSKWVGELFRGRRVSRLTAASLETLGIVAYKQPIIKADMESIRGVNVDGVTATLLERNLITAVGHDNRPGKPVLFGTTPEFLRYFGLSSLSDLPRIEELEEYLKSKQAEKEKMDAEIDAELGLKRLSGYGTQEEVPFESPVVISEEGPGGSHPEAVNEESPAQEPEAGPAEDGEEK, encoded by the coding sequence ATGGACCGCACCGAAGCCAAGAGGATAATCGAAGCCCTGTTGTTTGCCACCGACATCCCGCTGCCCGTCTCCAAGATCAAGTCCACCCTGGGCGAGATAGACATCAAGATATTGCGGCAGCTGCTGCACGAGCTTAAGGACGAATACGAACGTGACGGCCACAGCTTTTCCCTGGTGGAGCTGGCCGGGGGATTCCAGATATACACCAGGCCGGAATATTCCAAGTGGGTGGGCGAGCTGTTCCGGGGCCGGCGGGTGTCCCGGCTTACCGCCGCTTCCCTGGAGACATTGGGCATTGTGGCCTACAAGCAGCCCATCATCAAGGCCGACATGGAGAGCATCCGCGGGGTGAACGTGGACGGGGTGACGGCCACCCTGCTGGAGCGCAACCTGATCACCGCCGTGGGCCACGACAACCGGCCCGGCAAGCCGGTGCTGTTCGGCACCACTCCGGAGTTTTTGCGCTATTTCGGGCTGAGCTCGCTGTCGGACCTGCCCCGGATAGAGGAACTGGAGGAGTACCTTAAATCCAAGCAGGCGGAAAAGGAAAAAATGGACGCCGAGATCGATGCCGAGCTGGGATTGAAGAGGCTTTCCGGTTACGGAACCCAGGAGGAGGTCCCCTTTGAATCTCCAGTCGTCATTAGCGAAGAAGGCCCCGGCGGATCCCATCCGGAAGCCGTTAATGAAGAAAGCCCGGCTCAGGAACCTGAGGCCGGGCCGGCTGAAGACGGGGAAGAAAAATAA
- a CDS encoding hemolysin family protein, whose amino-acid sequence MLPIKELLAKLKLKDPDKPASLELQQFLDRAVARNALTREEGHMMKRVLSLSQTPLWEVMIPLPQVSSIEASAKVDQIIELCLKSGHSRFPVYEKTPDNIIGIIHVKEVLRLWRKRSGSLRAVEFIRLPVFLPQTIKVSQALSEFRKKRISIALAINEYGAPSGLITSEDLVEEIVGQMQDELDREYQYLKQLDTRSFLADARMPLEKFACQFKIKTNSKAHSLAGFLFEELQCIPLPGESFRLQGLDFTVTEGTASKIYKVKVSPGKK is encoded by the coding sequence ATGCTTCCGATAAAAGAACTGCTGGCAAAGCTAAAGCTAAAAGATCCCGATAAGCCGGCCTCCCTGGAGCTGCAGCAATTTTTGGACCGGGCCGTGGCCCGGAACGCGCTTACCCGGGAGGAGGGGCATATGATGAAGCGGGTGTTGTCGCTGTCCCAGACCCCGCTCTGGGAGGTGATGATCCCCCTGCCCCAGGTCTCGTCCATAGAAGCCTCGGCCAAGGTGGACCAGATAATAGAGCTTTGCCTGAAGTCGGGACACTCCCGGTTTCCGGTCTATGAAAAGACCCCGGACAACATCATCGGGATCATCCACGTCAAGGAAGTTTTAAGGCTTTGGCGCAAAAGGTCCGGCAGCTTGCGGGCGGTGGAGTTCATCCGGCTGCCGGTGTTCCTGCCCCAGACCATCAAGGTCTCCCAGGCCCTGTCCGAGTTCCGCAAAAAAAGGATATCCATCGCCCTGGCCATCAATGAATACGGCGCCCCTTCCGGCCTGATCACCAGCGAGGACCTGGTGGAAGAGATCGTGGGCCAGATGCAGGACGAACTGGACCGGGAATATCAGTACTTAAAGCAACTGGATACCCGCTCTTTTCTGGCCGATGCCCGGATGCCTTTGGAAAAGTTTGCCTGCCAGTTCAAGATCAAAACCAACTCCAAGGCCCACAGCCTGGCCGGGTTCCTGTTCGAAGAACTGCAGTGCATCCCCCTGCCCGGCGAAAGCTTCAGGCTTCAGGGCCTGGACTTTACGGTCACCGAGGGCACGGCCAGCAAGATATACAAGGTAAAAGTATCCCCCGGCAAGAAATAG